In candidate division KSB1 bacterium, one DNA window encodes the following:
- a CDS encoding class I SAM-dependent methyltransferase, with product MAQLPDDAGQMVAATRRHYDAHHFIEGGSPRVRWWRGFLATFLPDAEVQEALIADVGSSVGEISRGLIDRGGRLVCLDVSLESLRRCSVNNPEAVIVHGDALQLPFADASVDHTISIGVLHHTPDCRLGFHEVARVTAPGGSIVVFLYNKWSFYNLAYNGFAPVRKHVALTSVPEWMVSLMQPLVKLHLGQSLNSTELRNLVGDALWTPRATFHSVREVRRWGMEEGLAYQGFKRFFLGYANVFHFRKPGVRHGGPPREPQFKCLRCEASPMVPEPGAVRCPVCGHFYAVEEGIVRVIE from the coding sequence ATGGCACAGCTACCGGATGACGCTGGCCAGATGGTGGCGGCGACGCGCCGCCATTACGATGCTCACCATTTCATCGAGGGCGGCAGTCCGCGCGTGCGCTGGTGGCGGGGCTTTCTTGCCACCTTCTTGCCGGATGCGGAGGTGCAGGAGGCGCTCATCGCAGACGTGGGCTCGAGCGTCGGCGAAATCAGCCGCGGGCTCATCGACCGGGGCGGGCGCTTAGTCTGCTTGGACGTAAGCCTCGAGTCGCTGCGCAGGTGCAGCGTCAATAACCCAGAGGCAGTCATCGTGCACGGCGACGCCTTGCAACTGCCCTTTGCCGACGCGAGTGTTGACCACACCATTTCCATCGGTGTGCTTCACCATACGCCCGATTGCCGATTAGGGTTCCACGAGGTAGCCAGGGTGACGGCACCGGGCGGGAGCATTGTGGTGTTCCTGTACAACAAATGGAGCTTCTACAACTTGGCGTACAACGGTTTTGCCCCGGTGCGCAAGCACGTAGCCTTGACCAGCGTGCCAGAATGGATGGTGAGCCTAATGCAGCCCCTGGTGAAGCTCCATCTTGGGCAGAGCCTGAATTCAACAGAGCTCCGCAATCTGGTTGGCGACGCCCTGTGGACCCCGCGCGCCACGTTCCATTCCGTGCGAGAGGTGCGCAGATGGGGGATGGAAGAAGGGCTTGCGTACCAGGGGTTCAAGCGCTTTTTTCTCGGCTATGCCAATGTATTCCACTTCCGCAAGCCAGGGGTGCGGCACGGCGGACCGCCGCGAGAGCCACAGTTCAAATGCCTGCGATGCGAGGCCTCGCCCATGGTCCCTGAGCCGGGCGCAGTGAGGTGTCCGGTATGTGGTCACTTCTATGCGGTGGAAGAAGGTATCGTCCGCGTCATTGAGTGA
- a CDS encoding FAD-dependent oxidoreductase — translation MVTPQPAQKRVAILGAGPAGLGLALRLLRRPALGAEVVVIEQAAQVGGLAGSFESHGLSFDYGSHRLHPATSPEILADIRALLGDELLDRPRYGRILLQGRFVRFPLQPVDLMLHLPPAFVAGFLRDVVLAPWRKWRFRHGGTFAEVLLRGLGSTMCRSFYFPYARKVWGLEPEEIDAVQAQRRVAASNTGKLIKKALSLLPGLRGPGAGRFYYPRRGYGQISQALAAEVQRLGGRIMLNTRVASVRPAGDVQGKVHLQFAPAQGVPQRELEADFVFSTIPLTVLVSLLQPQAALEVRDQAEGLRYRSMLLLYLVLRAERFSPYDAHYLPEEKVLASRLSEPKNYSGASEPRELTGLCAEIPCTVGDALWQMSDQELASRLLLDLDRAGLPVRAPIVAAFSRRVSHAYPVYNIGFAERLAVVERYLATVPRVISLGRQGLFAHDNTHHTLEMAYRAADCLGPDLRWDEQAWQLHREAFAKHVVED, via the coding sequence ATGGTGACCCCGCAACCTGCGCAAAAGAGAGTGGCCATTCTCGGTGCCGGGCCCGCGGGTCTGGGGCTCGCCTTGCGACTCCTACGCCGCCCGGCACTGGGGGCCGAGGTCGTGGTCATCGAGCAGGCAGCACAGGTAGGCGGCCTGGCCGGCAGCTTCGAGTCCCACGGCCTTTCCTTTGACTATGGCAGCCACCGCTTGCACCCGGCCACCTCGCCGGAGATTCTGGCCGACATACGCGCTCTGCTGGGAGACGAGCTTCTGGACCGTCCTCGCTATGGCCGCATCCTGCTGCAGGGGCGCTTTGTGAGATTCCCGTTGCAGCCGGTGGACCTCATGCTTCACCTGCCGCCGGCATTTGTGGCGGGTTTTCTCCGCGATGTGGTGCTGGCCCCATGGAGAAAGTGGCGGTTTCGACACGGGGGCACGTTTGCAGAGGTACTGCTGCGTGGTCTGGGGTCGACCATGTGCCGCTCGTTCTACTTTCCTTATGCGCGAAAAGTGTGGGGGTTGGAACCGGAGGAAATCGATGCGGTGCAGGCGCAGCGGCGGGTGGCGGCCAGCAACACGGGAAAGCTGATCAAGAAGGCGCTCAGCCTCCTGCCTGGCCTGCGGGGTCCGGGAGCTGGCCGGTTCTATTATCCACGGCGAGGCTATGGCCAGATTAGCCAGGCACTGGCCGCGGAAGTGCAGCGCCTCGGCGGCAGGATCATGCTCAATACTCGCGTCGCCTCGGTGAGGCCTGCAGGCGACGTCCAGGGGAAGGTGCATTTGCAATTTGCCCCGGCGCAAGGCGTGCCCCAGCGGGAGTTGGAAGCGGATTTCGTCTTTTCGACGATCCCGCTGACGGTCCTCGTCTCGCTCCTCCAGCCGCAGGCAGCGCTGGAGGTTCGTGACCAGGCAGAGGGGCTGCGCTACCGGAGCATGCTGCTCCTCTACCTGGTGCTTCGTGCTGAACGGTTCTCGCCATATGACGCACACTATCTGCCCGAGGAGAAGGTGCTTGCTTCGCGGCTTTCTGAGCCCAAGAACTACAGTGGTGCATCTGAGCCTCGGGAGCTCACCGGCCTTTGCGCCGAAATTCCGTGCACAGTCGGCGATGCGCTCTGGCAGATGTCCGATCAAGAACTTGCCAGCCGACTCCTTTTGGACTTGGACCGTGCGGGGTTGCCCGTGAGAGCGCCCATTGTGGCCGCCTTCTCGCGACGGGTCTCCCATGCCTACCCGGTGTACAACATTGGGTTTGCGGAGCGGCTCGCGGTGGTGGAACGGTACTTGGCCACAGTGCCGCGCGTCATCTCTCTGGGAAGGCAGGGGCTGTTCGCGCACGACAACACGCACCACACGCTGGAGATGGCCTACCGGGCCGCGGACTGCCTGGGACCCGACCTGCGCTGGGATGAGCAAGCCTGGCAACTCCACAGGGAGGCATTCGCCAAACACGTGGTCGAGGACTGA
- a CDS encoding glycosyltransferase family 39 protein, giving the protein MRHDLPTRLLAIVTLALCFGLSAARFVRLEADPDTSLSRSRVFYTDEGYNSCNAVNKVVSGHWLCDRNNHILLMPVMPVVQYAVFKLAGLSLAAARLPATVLSVLTMGLLLVMVRRRTKEGPPSAPAERWLTLALTVFLLGTNFYFFVYGRLALLDLPMTAFGLASLVAVHKGLSLHSGRKRLLLFTAAGVLLAVAVLSKPSAALYGTALLLLFVLQLLLQRHGRWRLVQEMLVTFVTAGAVVAVARIGLSLAAAGYEELTPSHLVSDRIVIHLRTLVRNYIKFFNNPVVRKNAPLLVLAYLNVMLIAFHAARSGMLRMTDRVMLALFAACYLFLGFFVHQMPRYFVVVVVPTAYLVATLPANVRALFAARRGAWVWSAVAVLIVLANGWNLVRLGQYLKEPQYSMRTVAEQIAEEVRRNEGGEADSAILCGDVAAAMALANRMRFAFGLVTHSGSTFLLAQGEVAVPGRELEPLRTFDLLGNYYCYDYGRRKMYLYRVGD; this is encoded by the coding sequence ATGCGTCACGACCTTCCTACACGCCTTCTTGCAATCGTCACCCTGGCACTATGCTTTGGCCTGAGTGCTGCCAGATTCGTGCGCCTTGAGGCCGATCCCGATACTTCTCTCTCGCGGTCCCGGGTGTTTTATACCGACGAGGGCTACAATTCGTGCAACGCGGTCAACAAGGTGGTGAGCGGTCACTGGCTTTGCGACCGCAACAACCACATCCTGCTCATGCCAGTGATGCCGGTGGTGCAGTACGCTGTGTTCAAGCTGGCAGGGTTGTCGCTGGCGGCGGCGCGCCTGCCGGCTACAGTTTTGTCGGTGCTCACCATGGGGTTGCTGCTCGTGATGGTGAGGCGGCGCACCAAGGAGGGGCCGCCGTCCGCGCCAGCTGAGCGCTGGCTGACGCTTGCCCTGACCGTGTTCCTCCTGGGGACCAACTTCTACTTCTTCGTCTACGGACGGCTGGCGCTGTTGGACTTGCCCATGACTGCCTTCGGTCTGGCCAGTCTGGTGGCGGTGCACAAGGGTCTTTCTCTTCACAGCGGGCGGAAGAGGCTCTTGCTGTTCACCGCGGCAGGGGTGCTGCTCGCTGTGGCCGTCCTCAGCAAGCCAAGCGCGGCGCTCTACGGAACGGCGCTGCTGCTGTTGTTTGTACTCCAGCTCTTGTTGCAGCGGCATGGCCGGTGGAGACTCGTCCAAGAGATGCTGGTGACGTTCGTCACGGCGGGTGCCGTCGTGGCTGTGGCGCGGATAGGCCTGTCGCTGGCGGCAGCCGGCTATGAGGAGCTGACGCCATCGCACCTGGTCAGCGACCGTATTGTGATTCACTTGCGCACCCTTGTGCGGAACTATATCAAGTTTTTCAACAATCCGGTGGTCAGAAAGAACGCGCCCCTCTTGGTGTTGGCCTACCTCAACGTGATGCTAATTGCTTTCCATGCGGCGCGTTCCGGCATGCTGCGCATGACCGACCGGGTGATGCTCGCGCTCTTTGCGGCCTGCTACCTGTTCTTGGGATTCTTTGTGCACCAAATGCCGCGTTACTTCGTCGTTGTGGTCGTGCCGACCGCTTACCTGGTGGCCACGCTGCCGGCCAACGTGCGCGCGCTCTTTGCCGCCCGAAGAGGCGCGTGGGTGTGGAGCGCTGTGGCGGTGCTCATTGTTCTGGCCAATGGTTGGAACCTGGTACGTCTCGGCCAATACCTCAAGGAGCCGCAGTACTCCATGCGCACGGTGGCAGAGCAGATCGCGGAGGAGGTACGGCGCAACGAAGGAGGTGAGGCCGACTCGGCGATCCTTTGCGGGGACGTGGCCGCTGCCATGGCGCTGGCGAACCGCATGCGATTTGCCTTCGGGCTGGTTACCCATTCCGGGTCGACCTTCTTGCTGGCACAGGGCGAGGTGGCAGTGCCCGGGCGTGAACTGGAGCCGCTGCGCACTTTCGACCTGCTCGGCAACTACTACTGCTACGACTATGGCCGCAGGAAGATGTACCTGTATCGGGTCGGCGACTGA
- a CDS encoding glycosyltransferase family 39 protein encodes MPFRWVGPDEGSYLMDARLILEGKVPIVDFAARQPLFLWLLAALFKLTGPSLTEARIMLLSCNVATGLLLYALGRRILGRELALMGAAVFLLFPFSVVWSLSVITETLAVLLACASALLLLLAWERRRSLGFALGAGVAAGAAYFTRETGVWVMAVLVLYSLLVRGSPLRKKATITGALVLGYLIVCAAVWAYYAQYLSLRELAFSRLNPLDVVLSRFALGPYSMTPTTSAAIGAVQPLDDIETYLHEIFAFGLFGFVGAILAVPIARRRPAEAGVSNGRTLLLLWLGVVVAMYAVRFAALEQVVFARYLLEILPPLSLFFAFSLGELLPQRRGRWLLLVCLLLVGVYALQHAAWRHFPGAGAYFVVGAVLAAALWRKGQPGELPVGLLSMGIAVVAVAVTSLLRVRVPFGMGPLVRTVVAIALWAGALWLVRPRSAAGSGERLRQLVGLTLVLFAFLYSVGKQGQKIGPSYEGVWSPGTVKQASQVLLAQARPGDLVLSGGQIWTFQAGLDCFLDITHTLGFLYVPDSVMQRAFAERPPRFIVMDGYTEKRTSPHRELLASKLSALYAKVATVGGSPRPVEIYRLREDSAWAATQRTHGSSR; translated from the coding sequence TTGCCATTCCGCTGGGTGGGCCCGGACGAGGGGTCCTACCTTATGGACGCCCGCCTGATCCTGGAGGGCAAGGTCCCGATTGTTGACTTTGCCGCACGCCAGCCCCTGTTCTTGTGGCTCCTTGCCGCGCTCTTCAAGCTCACCGGTCCTTCTCTCACTGAGGCCCGCATAATGTTGCTCTCCTGCAACGTGGCTACCGGGCTGCTCCTCTACGCCTTGGGCAGGCGCATTCTTGGCAGGGAACTGGCCTTGATGGGGGCTGCAGTTTTCCTGCTGTTCCCCTTTTCCGTGGTGTGGTCGCTGTCGGTCATCACCGAGACGCTTGCGGTGTTGTTGGCGTGCGCCAGTGCGCTGCTGCTCCTTTTGGCCTGGGAAAGGAGAAGGAGCTTGGGGTTCGCGCTCGGTGCGGGTGTGGCGGCAGGGGCGGCGTACTTTACCCGCGAGACCGGGGTATGGGTGATGGCAGTGCTGGTCCTCTATTCCCTTCTGGTACGCGGTTCGCCATTACGCAAGAAGGCCACGATAACCGGCGCTCTTGTCCTCGGCTACTTGATCGTCTGTGCTGCGGTGTGGGCTTACTACGCGCAGTACTTGAGTCTGCGCGAGCTAGCCTTTTCCCGCCTGAATCCATTGGATGTGGTGTTGTCGCGCTTTGCACTGGGCCCCTATTCCATGACCCCTACCACATCCGCAGCCATTGGGGCCGTGCAGCCGCTGGATGACATCGAGACGTACCTCCACGAGATTTTCGCCTTTGGGCTTTTCGGCTTTGTGGGGGCGATCCTGGCGGTGCCAATTGCGAGGCGTCGTCCTGCAGAGGCAGGAGTTTCGAACGGAAGGACGCTTCTGCTCCTCTGGTTGGGTGTGGTGGTCGCCATGTATGCGGTGCGCTTTGCGGCGCTGGAGCAGGTGGTTTTTGCGCGGTATCTGCTGGAAATACTCCCGCCGCTGTCGCTCTTTTTTGCCTTCAGCCTTGGTGAGCTTCTTCCACAGAGGCGTGGGCGGTGGCTTCTTCTGGTCTGCTTGCTACTGGTGGGTGTCTATGCCCTGCAGCATGCCGCATGGCGGCACTTCCCAGGCGCAGGAGCCTACTTTGTCGTGGGCGCCGTGCTGGCCGCAGCCTTGTGGAGGAAGGGCCAACCTGGGGAACTCCCCGTCGGCCTGCTCTCCATGGGCATAGCTGTCGTCGCGGTGGCGGTGACTTCGCTCCTGAGGGTGCGGGTGCCGTTCGGCATGGGCCCGCTGGTGCGTACGGTGGTGGCAATTGCACTCTGGGCTGGTGCCCTCTGGTTGGTCCGGCCGCGCTCTGCCGCAGGAAGTGGGGAGCGTCTCCGTCAGCTGGTGGGTCTCACTTTGGTCCTTTTTGCCTTTCTCTACTCGGTGGGCAAACAGGGCCAGAAGATAGGGCCAAGCTACGAGGGGGTGTGGTCGCCGGGCACGGTGAAGCAGGCAAGCCAGGTTCTGCTTGCGCAGGCACGGCCAGGCGACCTTGTCCTTTCAGGGGGACAGATTTGGACTTTTCAGGCAGGACTGGACTGCTTTCTGGACATCACCCATACTTTGGGGTTTCTCTATGTGCCGGACTCGGTGATGCAACGCGCCTTCGCAGAGAGGCCCCCGCGCTTCATCGTCATGGATGGCTACACGGAGAAGCGCACCAGTCCGCACCGTGAATTGCTTGCAAGTAAATTGAGTGCGCTGTATGCGAAAGTGGCGACAGTAGGTGGCTCACCGCGCCCGGTGGAAATCTACAGACTGCGCGAGGATAGTGCTTGGGCAGCCACGCAGAGGACGCACGGTTCTTCTCGATGA
- a CDS encoding glycosyltransferase, whose product MKIAIMGIRGIPANYGGFETFAEEMAPRLVQLGHEVTVFGRSNNVDYPHPFYKGVRLRVLPTIRHKYLDTVFHTLVCVLASFFTPYDVVLICNSANSLFSFIPRLTGKKVVVNVDGLEWKRKKWNWLGKAFYRVSEVLATILPNAIVTDARSIQQYYLTRFGKASTYIPYGVPEERVLTKETLQRLGVQPRRYLLYVSRLEPENNAHLVIEAFERVRTDMPLLIVGDAPYSQDYIRRLRSTCDPRIIFTGYVFGQGYKELQSHAYLYMQATEVGGTHPALLEGMGFGNCVVALDVPEHREVLGDAGIFFVARPSDDLVGKLQYLVDHPQVVEQYRQKVRERARACYSWDAVTRSYERLFSALVDGNAFVRHRAAARSGVEV is encoded by the coding sequence ATGAAGATCGCGATCATGGGCATACGGGGGATTCCGGCCAACTACGGCGGGTTCGAGACCTTTGCCGAAGAGATGGCCCCGCGCTTGGTCCAGTTGGGGCACGAGGTCACCGTGTTCGGGCGTTCTAACAACGTGGACTATCCTCACCCGTTCTACAAGGGGGTGAGGTTACGTGTGCTCCCGACCATTCGGCACAAGTACCTGGACACGGTGTTCCACACATTGGTGTGCGTACTGGCAAGTTTCTTTACCCCATATGACGTGGTTTTGATTTGCAACAGCGCCAACAGCCTCTTCTCTTTCATCCCTCGCCTGACCGGGAAGAAAGTGGTCGTCAACGTCGATGGCTTGGAGTGGAAGAGGAAGAAATGGAACTGGCTGGGGAAGGCTTTCTACCGCGTCTCGGAGGTATTGGCGACGATCCTGCCCAACGCCATTGTCACTGATGCGCGCAGTATCCAGCAGTACTATCTCACCCGCTTTGGGAAGGCCTCCACTTACATTCCCTATGGAGTGCCAGAGGAGCGGGTGCTGACCAAGGAGACCTTGCAGCGACTTGGCGTGCAGCCGCGCCGCTATCTCCTGTACGTGAGTCGTCTGGAGCCAGAAAACAACGCCCACCTGGTGATTGAGGCGTTTGAGCGGGTGCGTACGGATATGCCGCTGCTCATCGTCGGCGACGCTCCGTACAGCCAGGACTATATCCGCCGCCTGCGTTCTACCTGTGACCCGCGCATCATCTTCACTGGGTACGTGTTTGGGCAGGGTTACAAGGAACTGCAGTCGCACGCCTACCTCTACATGCAGGCGACGGAAGTCGGGGGCACACACCCGGCTCTCTTAGAAGGCATGGGCTTTGGGAACTGCGTGGTGGCGTTAGACGTGCCGGAGCATCGCGAGGTCTTGGGCGATGCCGGCATCTTCTTCGTGGCGCGCCCCTCCGACGATCTGGTGGGCAAACTGCAGTACCTCGTCGATCACCCACAAGTGGTGGAGCAATACCGCCAGAAGGTCCGGGAACGGGCCCGGGCCTGCTACAGTTGGGACGCAGTGACGCGGAGCTATGAGCGGCTCTTTTCGGCCCTGGTGGATGGGAACGCCTTCGTCCGCCACCGCGCGGCGGCTCGCTCGGGGGTAGAGGTGTAA
- a CDS encoding glycosyltransferase family 2 protein, which produces MVTGERTGRILAIVPALNEEHNVGRVVTQLRAHPRAIDVLVVDDGSTDHTAAVARAQGARVISLPFNLGIGGAVQTGFKYAQRHGYDIALQVDGDGQHDVSEIDKLLEPLLSGNADVVIGSRYKGATTYKAPFMRRVGMVIFALVNSLIIRQRVADNTSGFRAFNRRAICFLARDYPADYPEPEAVVLLGRSGFRLVEVAVIMNQRLHGRSSIDSFQAMYYMIKVLLAVVVDLFRYSPQRREQVP; this is translated from the coding sequence ATGGTAACCGGCGAACGAACAGGGCGCATCCTGGCCATTGTGCCGGCGCTGAACGAGGAGCACAACGTGGGGCGCGTGGTGACGCAGCTGCGCGCTCACCCCCGTGCCATCGACGTGCTGGTGGTCGACGATGGGTCCACCGACCACACTGCGGCGGTAGCCCGAGCCCAAGGCGCGCGCGTCATCAGCCTGCCGTTCAACCTGGGCATTGGGGGCGCGGTCCAGACCGGGTTCAAGTATGCGCAGCGGCACGGCTATGACATTGCCCTGCAAGTAGACGGCGACGGCCAGCACGACGTGAGCGAGATCGACAAGCTGCTGGAGCCCTTGTTGTCGGGGAATGCGGATGTGGTCATCGGCTCGCGCTACAAAGGAGCCACCACCTACAAAGCTCCCTTCATGCGGCGGGTGGGTATGGTCATCTTCGCGCTGGTGAATTCGCTCATTATCAGACAGAGGGTGGCCGACAACACTTCTGGCTTCCGCGCTTTCAATCGTCGGGCGATCTGCTTCCTGGCGCGCGACTATCCGGCAGACTATCCCGAACCCGAGGCGGTGGTGCTCCTCGGTCGCTCCGGCTTCCGGCTGGTGGAGGTGGCCGTGATCATGAATCAACGTCTGCACGGTCGGTCTTCGATCGATTCGTTTCAGGCAATGTACTACATGATCAAGGTGCTCTTGGCGGTGGTGGTGGACTTGTTTCGCTATTCACCGCAACGAAGGGAGCAGGTGCCATGA
- a CDS encoding DUF2304 domain-containing protein, protein MNMRIQIIAIAGSLLIAGFIFELIRKRKLLERYSLLWFGSALVMVILSIWRGLLDRAAALMGVYYAPSALFIVALGCGVVLFVHFTIVISGLTEQNKVLAQEVGLLREELASLRESMGQGPSARGSTDGAA, encoded by the coding sequence ATGAACATGCGCATTCAGATCATCGCCATTGCGGGAAGCCTGCTCATCGCAGGCTTCATCTTCGAGTTGATAAGGAAGCGTAAACTGCTGGAGCGGTACTCCTTGCTTTGGTTCGGTTCGGCGCTGGTGATGGTGATCTTGTCCATCTGGCGTGGGCTCTTGGATAGGGCTGCCGCCCTGATGGGCGTCTACTATGCCCCATCCGCGCTGTTTATCGTGGCTCTTGGCTGCGGCGTGGTGCTGTTCGTGCACTTTACCATCGTCATCTCCGGCCTAACCGAGCAGAACAAGGTGCTTGCCCAAGAAGTAGGCCTGCTCCGGGAGGAATTGGCCTCTTTGCGGGAAAGCATGGGGCAGGGTCCTTCGGCCAGAGGCAGCACAGACGGAGCGGCATAG
- a CDS encoding glycosyltransferase family 39 protein produces MCTGLLTWVRQNLRAPWKVAVLVGALAFIVRAGFALTLEERWYFYDTVHYDAAARSLLRGEGFRYERPFFGTTAYSLEPLYPLFLAGNYALFGRWFSAVRIVQALLGALTCVVAFFLSAQLFDRKVAALAGAVCAIYPPLIFISNLLYPEQLFTLLLAGSMWYVVKYSRSAKTGYVLGMAVLLGLAALAKGIALSLLPVLALWMLLFAPVGAKHRLQHLALLVVVTALVLLPWSLRNYRVFGKIAPVRAHATMVLDDRFAQKDEPLLSQWLHGKVNTGRFALRYLHEFAHFWTPSLGRLQSRNEFTTRWANVVSVLAAGPVLFLALVGVWCCRKRLRDVLPLLLVVLTFACSYSFFLTHVRYRLPVEPYLIILASVGWWCAWARLGPRGRRTYAAPFSAGG; encoded by the coding sequence GTGTGCACCGGCCTGCTGACATGGGTGCGGCAGAATCTGCGGGCACCGTGGAAGGTTGCGGTGCTGGTGGGCGCCTTAGCGTTCATCGTCAGGGCCGGTTTTGCCCTGACCCTGGAGGAGCGCTGGTACTTCTACGACACGGTCCACTACGACGCCGCGGCGCGCAGCCTCTTGCGCGGCGAAGGATTTCGCTACGAGCGGCCATTCTTTGGCACGACGGCCTATAGCCTGGAGCCGCTTTACCCGCTGTTTTTGGCTGGCAACTATGCGCTGTTCGGGCGATGGTTTTCGGCCGTGCGGATCGTGCAGGCACTCCTGGGCGCGCTGACGTGCGTGGTGGCATTTTTCCTGTCCGCGCAGCTTTTTGACCGAAAAGTGGCGGCGTTGGCCGGGGCCGTGTGTGCCATCTACCCGCCTCTGATCTTTATCAGCAATTTGCTGTATCCAGAGCAGCTCTTCACTCTGCTGTTGGCGGGGAGCATGTGGTACGTGGTGAAGTACTCCCGTTCGGCCAAGACAGGATACGTGCTTGGCATGGCCGTCCTATTGGGGCTGGCCGCCCTTGCCAAGGGGATTGCCTTGTCGCTCTTGCCGGTGCTGGCGCTGTGGATGTTGCTCTTCGCACCGGTGGGCGCGAAGCACCGCCTGCAGCACCTGGCCCTGTTGGTCGTGGTCACCGCGCTGGTGTTGCTCCCGTGGAGCCTCAGGAATTACCGTGTGTTCGGCAAGATAGCCCCGGTGCGTGCCCACGCCACCATGGTTCTTGACGATCGGTTCGCACAGAAAGATGAACCATTGCTCTCCCAGTGGCTCCACGGCAAGGTGAACACCGGACGCTTTGCGCTGCGCTACCTGCATGAGTTCGCGCACTTCTGGACGCCGTCGCTGGGGCGCTTGCAGAGTCGCAATGAGTTCACCACACGCTGGGCAAACGTGGTGAGCGTCTTGGCTGCCGGTCCGGTGCTCTTCTTGGCGCTTGTGGGGGTGTGGTGCTGTCGGAAGCGACTAAGGGATGTCCTGCCTCTGCTGCTCGTGGTGCTGACTTTCGCGTGCAGCTATTCGTTCTTCCTCACCCACGTGCGCTATCGGTTGCCGGTTGAGCCCTACCTCATCATCTTGGCGAGCGTTGGTTGGTGGTGCGCCTGGGCGAGATTGGGCCCCCGAGGCAGGAGGACTTACGCCGCCCCTTTTTCCGCAGGCGGATGA